The Acinetobacter calcoaceticus sequence GTAGACTAATCACCTCTAGCTCTTTTACCGTCCGATGTGCTTTGCAATCTATGCGGCCCACTAGCTCATCTTGATAAAGAATAGGTAAGCAAAAATAACCAAATACCCGTTTGGCTGCTGGTACATAACATTCGATCCGATAATCAAATTCAAATAAAGATGTTAAGCGATCACGATGAATAAGCGAGTTATCAAACGGTGAAAGTATTTTTAAGCCAAAATCAGTATTCACTTTTTGTTCTATTGCAGCTACATGGACATATAGAGTTTGCCCATCAACAAGTTTAATTGCTGACACTACACCCGCATCAACCTGCTCATTAAGCACTAAACGCATAGTTTCTTTTAAATTTTTTCCCTTTAAATGAACCAATTGTTTCCATGTAAATGCGCCATGTGCTCGAAGCGTTGTATTAAATAAATACTGCGCATATTCATGAAGCGTAGGCATACTTAAATCAATATTTTCAGGTAAGCAGCGTTCGGTCAAATCATAGACTTTTTCCATTCCGTTACGTTCACAAATCATCAGGTCACCCTGCATGTATAACTGCTCAAAAGCACGGCGACCAGGACCTGTATTCCACCAACCACCCGAATTATTTTTATTATTCTTATCAATATCTCGTAATCGAATTCGACCCTCTGCACGAACGCGGGCTAAGATTTCATTCATGAGATGTTGATCACCTCTATTGAAATAACGGCTTTCTCCCTTTCTAACCGACATCATGGCAGGCAGCGCATAACGGTAATCTTTCATTGGTAGATAAGACGCCGCATGATACCAATATTCAAAAATCTGGCGCTCTCGAACCAAGTTATTTAAATGACTTAAATCATAATCAGGCACTCGATTCCATAATATATGGTGATGAGCGCGCTCAACGACCGATATGGTATCAATCTGCACATAACCCAAATGTTCAATAGCCTGTAAAGTCCCCTCCACACCTTTTGCAAACGGACTAATCTTTCCTAAGCCTTGATTAAATAGAGCCAACCGTTTTAAAGATGAAGTCATAGAAAGCTCAATTGGCTAATCACTGAATCAATTTTAATGTCCTGTATTTTAGGTTCTGTAAACATATTTTTCTCTTTTTAATTTATATCATTCAAACTTTCGGCAATGAGTTTTTCTGCCATTTCTTGAGTTTTTCTTAATCCCGGCATGCGGAACTCAGTATGTCCATAATCTTGGATAGATTTCCAACGTCCGCCCCACGTGAGACCAACCGATTCAGCAACTTGTCCATATAAACGATAACCTTGCATAGCCCAAGGGTCTCTTTCAGAAATAACCACTTTTCCATTTCGCTTAAAGGCTATATCTGCTGCCAAACCAAATTGATGATAACTCTGATACCCTTTTGCTCTGGTCGTATTCGGATTACCCGCCAGCATATTCTGACGAACAGGACTACGATACCCCTCCAATAGAACCAACTCATAGCCATATTGTTCTTTCATAATTTTAAAAACCATGAGTAAACGCTGCTTATAGCGTGGGTTCATTTTGTTCCATTTACGATCTACTAAACTTGTATCTAAAATAGCTCGCCCATCGAAACTCGAATTATCAATAGGTGAAGAATTAATAGCGCCACTACTTTGAGCAGAATATTGTTGCTCTAATTGTGTGGCCTCTACAATCGCAGCTTCAATTAGGCTTTCATCCACTTCTGGTGGTGGTGATAATATTTCACCATTCAAAAGTGCATAAATTTGAGGATCTGTTTTTTTGAGATATTCAGCTTCAATTCGAGTTGAGCTAATAGGTCGAGTGAAAGCAAACACTAAAATACTGGCAAACAAGAAAAAGCCTGCAATGACAATCCACCACTGTTGTAAATGCCAATGGGATTGTAGCTTTTCAGGCGCAGCTGCCTGATT is a genomic window containing:
- a CDS encoding winged helix-turn-helix domain-containing protein produces the protein MTSSLKRLALFNQGLGKISPFAKGVEGTLQAIEHLGYVQIDTISVVERAHHHILWNRVPDYDLSHLNNLVRERQIFEYWYHAASYLPMKDYRYALPAMMSVRKGESRYFNRGDQHLMNEILARVRAEGRIRLRDIDKNNKNNSGGWWNTGPGRRAFEQLYMQGDLMICERNGMEKVYDLTERCLPENIDLSMPTLHEYAQYLFNTTLRAHGAFTWKQLVHLKGKNLKETMRLVLNEQVDAGVVSAIKLVDGQTLYVHVAAIEQKVNTDFGLKILSPFDNSLIHRDRLTSLFEFDYRIECYVPAAKRVFGYFCLPILYQDELVGRIDCKAHRTVKELEVISLHLEKTIKDEELFFFELEQELKRFAEFNQCTIINDKVIKLIR
- a CDS encoding M15 family metallopeptidase, which gives rise to MMIFLIFFCFTCLAIGLAFLMSYELRSRSKDFVLSLLPQGRKQLNQVRQFAQTMNQAAAPEKLQSHWHLQQWWIVIAGFFLFASILVFAFTRPISSTRIEAEYLKKTDPQIYALLNGEILSPPPEVDESLIEAAIVEATQLEQQYSAQSSGAINSSPIDNSSFDGRAILDTSLVDRKWNKMNPRYKQRLLMVFKIMKEQYGYELVLLEGYRSPVRQNMLAGNPNTTRAKGYQSYHQFGLAADIAFKRNGKVVISERDPWAMQGYRLYGQVAESVGLTWGGRWKSIQDYGHTEFRMPGLRKTQEMAEKLIAESLNDIN